From a region of the Primulina eburnea isolate SZY01 chromosome 7, ASM2296580v1, whole genome shotgun sequence genome:
- the LOC140837374 gene encoding transcription factor bHLH117-like has product MALSNYSYWDSFHQNFNAETTILAQTETNEQLSLELQACSDYLGFADYSCINSTDHLFNQHMFYSSENLYDYLLLPGHFQEVLPKRQKLATNEFQDCSQEVPIRQSMPDPPMAPPVFRSCFTCDTSVKRHQPTSGGSLSVQSIAARQRRRKITDKTQQLAKLIPGGQKMNTAEMFGAAHKYIKFLQAQVEILELATKSYHQENEELSFPKEEEHYLHGLLESPLIQQRLFSADKCLVPKTFVQSLNRDDLHRFA; this is encoded by the exons ATGGCTTTGAGCAACTACTCTTATTGGGATTCATTTCACCAGAACTTCAATGCAGAAACCACCATTTTGGCTCAAACAGAAACAAATGAGCAGCTGTCTTTGGAGCTCCAAGCTTGCTCCGATTATCTTGGTTTCGCGGACTACTCCTGCATTAACAGCACAGATCACCTCTTCAACCAGCACATGTTTTATTCATCTGAAAACTTGTACGATTATttgctcctccctggccatttCCAAGAAGTACTCCCGAAGCGCCAAAAGTTGGCAACCAATGAGTTTCAAGATTGTTCACAGGAAGTTCCGATTCGGCAATCAATGCCGGATCCTCCAATGGCTCCACCAGTTTTCAGGAGTTGTTTTACCTGTGATACTAGTGTGAAGAGGCATCAGCCAACAAGTGGCGGCAGCCTATCGGTGCAAAGCATCGCTGCCAGGCAGCGGAGGAGGAAGATCACAGACAAGACTCAGCAGCTGGCGAAGCTTATTCCTGGAGGGCAGAAGATGAACACCGCTGAAATGTTTGGTGCTGCTCACAAATACATAAAGTTTTTGCAGGCCCAAGTCGAGATTCTTGAACTCGCAACGAAATCATATCATCAG GAGAATGAGGAATTATCATTTCCAAAGGAAGAAGAACATTATTTGCACGGTCTTCTTGAATCTCCATTAATTCAACAGAGGTTGTTCTCTGCAGATAAATGCTTGGTTCCCAAAACATTTGTCCAATCACTGAACAGAGATGATCTTCATCGATTTGCTTAA
- the LOC140836680 gene encoding uncharacterized protein isoform X1: MDSHGVKIDSCTPGLYDLLVCPKINTTGRHGSLLKFFYGFHWILSSLGVASRPKFSSQDAVQRLTIYAEKSDISCWPKLVYWLLNFSRLLQTRKNLIPVAIFMEKSILICHRQRKVLSLEVLDEEVTNLSN, encoded by the exons ATGGACTCCCATGGAGTAAAAATTGATTCTTGTACACCTGGACTGTATGATCTCCTTGTTTGTCCCAAG ATTAACACTACGGGGAGGCATGGGAGTTTACTGAAGTTTTTTTATGGTTTTCATTGGATCTTGTCATCCCTTGGTGTTGCCTCAAGACCCAAATTTTCTTCTCAAGATGCTG TGCAAAGGTTGACGATCTATGCAGAGAAGTCTGATATTTCATGTTGGCCGAAATTGGTATACTGGCTTCTAAATTTTTCGAG GTTGTTGCAAACACGAAAAAATCTAATCCCTGTGGCGATCTTCATGGAAAAATCAATTCTAATTTGCCATCGACAACGGAAAGTCTTAAGTTTAGAGGTGTTGGATGAAGAGGTAACGAATTTATCAAACTGA
- the LOC140836680 gene encoding uncharacterized protein isoform X2, with translation MDSHGVKIDSCTPGLYDLLVCPKINTTGRHGSLLKFFYGFHWILSSLGVASRPKFSSQDAVQRLTIYAEKSDISCWPKLVVANTKKSNPCGDLHGKINSNLPSTTESLKFRGVG, from the exons ATGGACTCCCATGGAGTAAAAATTGATTCTTGTACACCTGGACTGTATGATCTCCTTGTTTGTCCCAAG ATTAACACTACGGGGAGGCATGGGAGTTTACTGAAGTTTTTTTATGGTTTTCATTGGATCTTGTCATCCCTTGGTGTTGCCTCAAGACCCAAATTTTCTTCTCAAGATGCTG TGCAAAGGTTGACGATCTATGCAGAGAAGTCTGATATTTCATGTTGGCCGAAATTG GTTGTTGCAAACACGAAAAAATCTAATCCCTGTGGCGATCTTCATGGAAAAATCAATTCTAATTTGCCATCGACAACGGAAAGTCTTAAGTTTAGAGGTGTTGGATGA